The proteins below are encoded in one region of Pseudomonas sp. SCB32:
- a CDS encoding DnaJ domain-containing protein, which produces MFWPGTLLGLIAGWALASIPGALLGGLLGQVLDRRLKVRSWRGLLEQLRGGPQVGDRELLFLLLGRLAKSRGRVHDAHIQQARAEMLRLQLDDSARRQAIEAFGRGKSGGELLEIGLRQRRGHEATAEGLLLACWRMAWAAGAPGSAEKHLILQWGDWLGLPRARIQALAAGTERPKPPVTPRESYTHALRVLGVTMDSEPEAIKRAYRKLISQNHPDKLEGLGASPERIVAATEKTREIQAAYLLVRQRRGFR; this is translated from the coding sequence GTGTTCTGGCCGGGCACATTGCTGGGCCTGATCGCTGGCTGGGCACTGGCGAGTATCCCCGGGGCCCTGCTCGGCGGGCTGCTCGGCCAGGTGCTCGATCGTCGCCTGAAGGTACGTTCCTGGCGCGGGTTGCTGGAGCAGTTGCGCGGAGGCCCACAGGTTGGCGACCGCGAGCTGCTGTTCCTCCTGCTCGGCCGCCTGGCCAAGAGCCGGGGCCGCGTGCATGACGCGCACATCCAACAGGCGCGGGCGGAAATGCTGCGCCTGCAACTGGATGACAGTGCGCGCCGCCAGGCCATCGAGGCCTTCGGGCGTGGCAAGAGCGGTGGCGAGTTGCTGGAAATCGGCCTGCGTCAGCGACGCGGCCATGAAGCGACCGCTGAAGGCTTGCTGCTGGCCTGCTGGCGCATGGCCTGGGCGGCGGGTGCGCCGGGGTCCGCGGAGAAGCATCTGATTCTGCAATGGGGCGACTGGCTCGGGCTCCCGCGTGCCCGCATCCAGGCCCTGGCCGCAGGCACGGAGCGACCGAAGCCGCCGGTGACGCCGCGCGAATCCTATACCCACGCATTGCGCGTGCTGGGGGTGACCATGGACAGCGAGCCGGAGGCGATCAAGCGCGCTTACCGCAAGCTGATCAGCCAGAACCACCCGGACAAGCTCGAGGGCCTGGGCGCCAGCCCCGAGCGCATCGTCGCCGCCACCGAGAAGACCCGCGAGATCCAGGCCGCCTACCTGCTGGTGCGGCAGCGGCGCGGCTTCCGTTAA
- a CDS encoding alpha/beta hydrolase family protein → MPHLPRPTLLALCLSLGLSPAWAGEAKPAAREKPAAAPVVRPQVSERSQDDASGLERQLPEHERQMLQAGDESFLALWLPANTAEAEGVVILIPGDGESADWPVAIGPLRRKLPDAGWQSLSVTLPDPQSTAPVTRPAESADKASADTDASAADSASKPPVTGSAGNATPTPESTGEAGSAEPAQTNPTDATPTPTDPAALRKAHAERVLARIQAAVDLAEQRKPRTIVLLGHGTGAYWATRYLGERTPADIKNLLLVAPEMPRDFQPSLEDTVPLLSLATGDFYYKGKAVDRDSAQRRLQASKRQKSPNYIQIGMNALPADLTTEQEQLYRRIRGWLSMHLEPVGQPD, encoded by the coding sequence ATGCCGCACCTGCCTCGCCCTACTCTGCTCGCCCTTTGCCTGTCGCTCGGCCTGTCGCCGGCCTGGGCCGGAGAGGCCAAACCCGCCGCCCGGGAAAAGCCAGCGGCCGCGCCGGTGGTGCGGCCGCAGGTCAGCGAACGCAGCCAGGACGATGCCAGCGGCCTGGAGCGGCAGTTGCCGGAACATGAACGGCAGATGCTGCAAGCGGGTGACGAGAGCTTCCTCGCCCTCTGGCTGCCGGCCAATACCGCAGAAGCCGAAGGCGTGGTGATCCTGATTCCCGGCGATGGCGAAAGCGCCGACTGGCCCGTCGCCATAGGCCCGCTGCGGCGCAAGCTGCCCGACGCCGGCTGGCAGAGCCTCAGCGTGACCCTGCCCGACCCGCAAAGCACCGCCCCGGTAACCCGCCCTGCCGAGTCGGCGGACAAGGCCAGCGCCGACACCGATGCCTCCGCCGCCGACAGCGCCAGCAAACCGCCAGTGACCGGCAGCGCGGGCAATGCGACGCCCACTCCGGAAAGCACCGGCGAAGCCGGCAGCGCCGAACCGGCCCAGACCAACCCGACAGACGCCACGCCGACCCCCACCGATCCGGCGGCGCTGCGCAAGGCGCACGCCGAACGGGTGCTGGCGCGCATCCAGGCGGCGGTCGACCTGGCCGAGCAGCGCAAACCCAGGACCATCGTCCTGCTGGGGCACGGCACCGGCGCCTACTGGGCCACCCGTTACCTGGGCGAACGCACGCCTGCCGACATCAAGAACCTGCTGCTGGTGGCGCCCGAGATGCCCCGCGACTTCCAGCCGTCGCTGGAAGACACGGTGCCCCTGCTCAGCCTCGCCACCGGGGACTTCTACTACAAGGGCAAAGCCGTCGACCGCGACTCCGCGCAACGGCGCCTGCAGGCCAGCAAGCGGCAGAAGTCGCCGAACTACATCCAGATCGGGATGAACGCCCTGCCCGCCGACCTAACCACCGAGCAGGAACAGCTCTACCGCCGGATTCGCGGCTGGTTGTCGATGCACCTGGAGCCGGTCGGGCAACCCGATTAA
- a CDS encoding PAS domain S-box protein produces MSRLFWKACLLWLCCLPLLALAESPAAPLALDEAQRAWLAGHPQLRVGALLEAPYVQQDRRLQQLSGANVELLEWLAKSMGVTLQWRTYPDQAALERAVRAGEIDLAPGISQTPASLRDWLFSDPYLRVPRLVVGDRLSGTSVELDSLDLGESVAVRGPGPVVGYLRGTYSSLMLQVVDSDREALRKVLGREANYAVIDEAQLARLTRETEFTGLSVVADIGYPQLLRVATRRDLPELASIIDAALRTVPAKDLDQLHERWLQPTYPRLGSSPGFWQNLCILLGLLLACAVTALLLQRRQQRVLEARLLAARSDIELRQAAEQALRLTQFAIDSSTVGILWVNWDSHVRYANRAAEEMLGYLPGAVVDRPLADLEPTLDMDRWLNLWRRARNADEAPLSFETQCLRADGQWLPADVSLSFLRFGDSEYLLVFLNDVTERRRARAALEESEARLQGIAANVPGLVFRLEPNAPDDDSDFAYISFITGGSETSLGYSPGYLRESGLGIMGLVVPSERESYLASQLQAVASGSNWHWQGRILTRSHEPRWVDIKATVRPLDDGRLAWDGVVWDITENKQIELELGESRAQLRELSAHLESVREEEKARIAREVHDELGQVLTVLKLETSMCELAYGELDGGLRERLDNMKRLIAQLFQLVRDVATALRPPILDAGIGSAVEWQARRFEARTHIPCLVQVPENPPELSDAKAIGLFRILQEALTNVMRHAQAHTVELQLSVEGEALCLRVADDGVGFDPGATRQGVSFGLVGMRERVLMFGGTLQIDSQPGEGTTLWIRVPLDSDNPDDNDNEREEWR; encoded by the coding sequence ATGAGTCGTCTGTTCTGGAAAGCCTGTCTGCTCTGGCTGTGCTGCCTGCCGTTGCTGGCCCTGGCGGAATCCCCGGCTGCGCCCCTGGCGCTGGACGAGGCGCAGCGCGCCTGGCTTGCCGGGCACCCGCAGCTGCGCGTCGGCGCGCTGCTGGAGGCGCCCTATGTGCAGCAGGACCGTCGCCTGCAGCAGCTATCCGGCGCCAACGTCGAGCTGCTGGAGTGGCTGGCCAAATCCATGGGCGTAACCCTGCAGTGGCGCACCTACCCGGATCAGGCCGCCCTGGAACGAGCGGTGCGCGCCGGGGAGATCGACCTGGCGCCCGGCATCAGTCAGACGCCGGCCTCGTTGCGCGACTGGCTGTTCTCCGATCCCTACCTGCGCGTGCCGCGTCTGGTGGTGGGCGATCGACTCAGCGGCACCTCGGTGGAGCTGGATTCGCTCGACCTGGGCGAGTCCGTTGCTGTGCGCGGTCCGGGGCCGGTGGTCGGTTACCTGCGCGGCACCTACTCGAGCCTGATGCTGCAGGTGGTCGACAGTGACCGCGAAGCGCTGCGCAAGGTGCTTGGTCGCGAAGCCAACTATGCGGTCATCGACGAGGCGCAGCTGGCACGCCTTACCCGCGAGACCGAGTTCACCGGCCTTTCCGTGGTGGCCGACATCGGCTATCCGCAACTGCTGCGCGTCGCGACCCGCCGCGACCTGCCGGAGCTGGCGTCGATCATCGATGCGGCCCTGCGCACGGTGCCGGCCAAGGACCTGGACCAGCTCCACGAACGCTGGTTGCAACCGACCTATCCGCGCCTGGGCTCCTCGCCCGGCTTCTGGCAGAACCTCTGCATCCTGCTCGGCCTGCTGCTGGCCTGCGCCGTCACGGCGCTGCTGTTGCAGCGCCGCCAGCAGCGGGTGCTGGAGGCGCGCCTGCTCGCTGCGCGGAGTGATATCGAGTTGCGTCAGGCGGCCGAGCAGGCGCTGCGTCTGACCCAGTTCGCCATCGACAGCAGCACCGTGGGCATTCTCTGGGTCAACTGGGACAGCCATGTGCGCTACGCCAACCGCGCCGCCGAGGAAATGCTCGGTTATCTGCCGGGCGCCGTGGTCGATCGCCCGTTGGCGGACCTGGAACCGACGCTGGACATGGACCGCTGGCTCAACCTCTGGCGCCGCGCACGCAATGCCGACGAGGCGCCGCTCAGCTTCGAGACCCAATGCCTGCGCGCCGACGGCCAGTGGCTGCCGGCGGATGTCTCGCTGAGCTTCCTGCGCTTCGGCGATTCCGAATACCTGCTGGTGTTCCTCAACGACGTCACTGAGCGCCGCCGCGCCCGCGCCGCGCTGGAGGAAAGCGAGGCGCGCCTGCAGGGCATCGCCGCCAACGTCCCGGGGCTGGTGTTCCGCCTGGAGCCCAACGCGCCGGACGATGACTCCGATTTCGCCTACATCAGCTTCATTACGGGTGGCAGCGAGACCTCGCTCGGTTACTCGCCCGGCTACCTGCGCGAGAGCGGCCTGGGGATCATGGGGCTGGTGGTGCCGTCCGAGCGCGAGAGTTATCTCGCCAGCCAGCTGCAGGCCGTGGCAAGCGGCAGCAACTGGCACTGGCAGGGGCGCATCCTCACCCGCAGCCATGAGCCGCGCTGGGTGGACATCAAGGCCACGGTGCGGCCCCTGGACGATGGCCGCCTGGCCTGGGACGGCGTGGTCTGGGACATCACCGAGAACAAGCAGATCGAGCTCGAACTGGGCGAGTCCCGCGCGCAGCTGCGCGAGTTGTCCGCGCACCTGGAAAGCGTGCGGGAGGAGGAGAAGGCACGGATCGCCCGCGAAGTGCACGATGAACTGGGCCAGGTACTCACCGTGCTCAAGCTGGAAACCTCGATGTGCGAGCTGGCCTATGGCGAGCTGGACGGCGGCCTGCGCGAGCGCCTGGATAACATGAAGCGCCTGATCGCCCAGCTGTTCCAGCTGGTGCGCGATGTGGCCACGGCGCTACGTCCGCCAATCCTCGACGCCGGCATCGGCTCGGCGGTGGAATGGCAGGCGCGACGCTTCGAGGCGCGCACGCATATCCCCTGTCTGGTGCAGGTGCCGGAGAATCCGCCGGAGCTGTCGGATGCCAAGGCCATCGGCCTGTTCCGCATCCTCCAGGAGGCGCTGACCAATGTCATGCGCCATGCCCAGGCGCATACTGTGGAGCTGCAATTGAGTGTCGAGGGCGAGGCGCTGTGCCTGCGTGTCGCTGACGATGGCGTGGGCTTCGATCCGGGCGCCACGCGCCAGGGCGTATCCTTCGGTCTGGTGGGAATGCGCGAGCGGGTGCTGATGTTCGGCGGCACGCTGCAGATCGACAGCCAGCCGGGCGAGGGCACCACGTTGTGGATCCGGGTGCCCCTGGACAGTGACAACCCTGATGACAATGACAACGAACGGGAGGAGTGGCGGTGA
- a CDS encoding peptidylprolyl isomerase, which translates to MKTMLCKALRPLMLGALLASSIVHAEVVPLDRVVAIVDNDVVMQSQLDQRLREVRATIQKRGAPLPPEHVLTQQVLERLIIENIQLQIGDRSGIRITDEELNQAMGTIAQRNNMSLDQFRAALAHDGLSYDDAREQVRREMVISRVRQRRVAERIQVSEQEVQNFLASDMGKIQLSEEYRLANILIPVPDGASPETVQAAGRQAQEMYQQLKQGADFNQLAVSRSAGDNALEGGEIGWRKAAQLPSPFDSMIGSLSVGDVTEPVRTPGGYIILKLEEKRGGSKMLRDEVHVRHILLKPSEIRSDEETHRLAEKLYERIQAGESFSELAKKYSEDPGSKLNGGDLNWVDPESLVPEFREVMNNAQQNQVTKPFRSPFGWHVLEVLGRRATDSSDKFREQQAAQTLRARKYDEELQAWLRQIRDEAYVEIKQ; encoded by the coding sequence GTGAAGACAATGCTATGTAAGGCCCTGCGCCCGCTGATGCTGGGCGCGCTGTTGGCAAGTTCCATCGTGCATGCCGAAGTGGTCCCGCTGGACCGTGTAGTCGCCATCGTCGACAACGACGTGGTGATGCAGAGCCAGCTTGACCAGCGCCTGCGCGAAGTTCGTGCAACCATCCAGAAGCGCGGCGCGCCGCTGCCGCCGGAACATGTTCTGACCCAGCAGGTGCTCGAGCGCCTGATCATCGAGAACATCCAGCTGCAGATCGGCGACCGCTCCGGCATCCGCATCACCGATGAGGAGCTGAACCAGGCCATGGGCACCATTGCCCAGCGCAACAACATGAGCCTGGATCAGTTCCGCGCCGCCCTCGCCCACGACGGTCTGTCCTACGACGACGCCCGCGAGCAGGTGCGCCGCGAGATGGTCATCAGCCGCGTGCGCCAGCGCCGCGTCGCCGAGCGCATCCAGGTCAGCGAGCAGGAAGTACAGAACTTCCTCGCCTCCGACATGGGTAAGATCCAGCTCTCCGAAGAGTACCGACTGGCCAACATCCTGATCCCGGTGCCCGATGGCGCCTCGCCGGAAACCGTGCAGGCCGCCGGCCGCCAGGCCCAGGAGATGTACCAGCAGCTCAAGCAGGGCGCGGACTTCAACCAGCTTGCGGTGTCCCGCTCGGCTGGCGACAACGCCCTCGAAGGCGGCGAGATCGGCTGGCGCAAGGCCGCCCAGCTGCCCTCCCCGTTCGACAGCATGATCGGCAGCCTCTCCGTGGGCGACGTGACCGAGCCGGTTCGCACTCCGGGCGGCTACATCATCCTCAAGCTGGAAGAGAAGCGTGGCGGCAGCAAGATGCTGCGTGACGAGGTTCATGTCCGTCACATCCTGCTCAAGCCCAGCGAAATCCGCAGCGACGAAGAAACCCATCGTCTGGCCGAGAAGCTCTACGAGCGCATCCAGGCTGGCGAGAGCTTCAGCGAGCTGGCGAAGAAATACTCCGAAGACCCGGGTTCCAAGCTCAATGGCGGCGACCTCAACTGGGTCGACCCGGAATCGCTGGTGCCGGAGTTCCGCGAAGTGATGAACAACGCGCAGCAGAATCAGGTCACCAAGCCGTTCCGCTCGCCGTTCGGCTGGCACGTGCTGGAAGTCCTCGGCCGTCGCGCCACCGACAGCAGCGACAAGTTCCGCGAACAGCAGGCTGCCCAGACCCTTCGCGCACGCAAGTACGACGAAGAACTGCAGGCCTGGCTGCGGCAGATCCGCGACGAAGCCTACGTCGAGATCAAGCAGTAA
- a CDS encoding aminoglycoside phosphotransferase family protein, which yields MSQDARYQQMTRWLDLSLPAVFNAEGWGPVPEASLTPASSDASFRRYFRWQGDGRSLIVMDAPPPQEDCRPFVKVAGLLAEAGVHVPRILAQDVEQGFLLLSDLGRQTYLDVLNPQNAEELFEPALDALVAFQQVDVAERLPAYDEALLRRELQLFPDWYLQRHLGVTLEGEQLAAWQRTCDLLVRSALEQPRVLVHRDYMPRNLMLSEPNPGVLDFQDAVFGPVTYDVTCLYKDAFLSWPEPRVHDGLSRYWRKAQAAGIPLPERFEDFLRASDLMGAQRHLKVIGIFARICHRDGKPRYLGDVPRFFRYLESVIARRPELADLAALLASLPKDETHPA from the coding sequence ATGTCACAGGATGCCCGTTACCAGCAGATGACCCGCTGGTTGGACTTGAGTTTGCCCGCTGTGTTCAATGCCGAAGGTTGGGGCCCAGTGCCCGAAGCGAGCCTGACGCCGGCCAGCAGCGATGCCAGTTTCCGCCGCTATTTCCGCTGGCAGGGCGATGGCCGCAGCCTGATCGTGATGGATGCGCCGCCGCCCCAGGAAGATTGCCGCCCCTTCGTCAAGGTGGCCGGTCTGCTGGCCGAGGCCGGCGTGCACGTGCCGAGGATCCTGGCCCAGGATGTCGAGCAAGGCTTCCTGCTGCTCAGCGATCTCGGTCGCCAGACCTACCTCGACGTGCTCAACCCGCAAAATGCCGAGGAGCTGTTCGAACCGGCGCTCGATGCCCTGGTGGCCTTCCAGCAGGTGGACGTTGCCGAACGCCTGCCGGCCTATGACGAAGCCCTGCTGCGCCGCGAGCTGCAGCTGTTCCCCGACTGGTACCTGCAACGCCACCTGGGCGTAACGCTGGAGGGTGAGCAACTGGCCGCCTGGCAGCGCACCTGCGACCTGCTGGTGCGTAGCGCGCTGGAGCAGCCACGCGTGCTGGTGCACCGTGACTACATGCCGCGCAACCTGATGCTCAGCGAGCCGAATCCGGGGGTACTGGATTTCCAGGACGCCGTCTTCGGCCCGGTCACCTATGACGTGACCTGCCTCTACAAGGACGCCTTCCTCAGCTGGCCGGAGCCACGCGTGCATGACGGCCTGTCGCGCTATTGGCGCAAGGCGCAGGCCGCCGGCATTCCGCTGCCGGAGCGCTTCGAGGACTTCCTGCGTGCCAGCGACCTGATGGGGGCGCAGCGCCACCTCAAGGTGATCGGCATCTTTGCCCGCATCTGCCACCGCGACGGCAAGCCGCGCTACCTGGGCGACGTGCCGCGCTTCTTCCGTTATCTGGAGAGCGTCATCGCCCGTCGTCCCGAGCTGGCCGACCTCGCCGCGCTACTGGCGAGCCTGCCCAAAGACGAGACGCATCCCGCATGA
- the murU gene encoding N-acetylmuramate alpha-1-phosphate uridylyltransferase MurU has translation MKAMILAAGKGERLRPLTLHTPKPLVRAGGVPLIEYQLQALRRAGFDQLVINHAWLGQQIEDYLGDGAQFDVNIRYSPEGEPLETGGGIFKALPLLGDDAFVIANGDIWTDFDYAGLHGALAEGDLAHLVLVDNPDHHTRGDFCLREGRVSDYRVGEPSLTYSGIAVLHPALFDGCEPGAFKLAPLLRQAMEAGRVSGVRHAGRWVDVGTHERLADVERQLAEG, from the coding sequence ATGAAGGCCATGATCCTCGCCGCGGGCAAGGGCGAACGCCTGCGCCCGTTGACACTGCACACCCCCAAGCCGCTGGTGCGCGCTGGCGGCGTGCCACTGATCGAGTATCAGCTGCAGGCGTTGCGCCGGGCCGGTTTCGATCAATTGGTGATCAATCACGCTTGGCTCGGCCAGCAGATCGAGGATTACCTGGGCGATGGCGCGCAGTTCGACGTGAACATCCGCTATTCGCCAGAAGGTGAGCCACTGGAAACCGGCGGCGGCATCTTCAAGGCGCTGCCGCTGCTGGGGGATGACGCCTTCGTCATCGCCAACGGCGACATCTGGACCGACTTCGATTACGCGGGCCTGCACGGCGCGCTGGCCGAAGGCGACCTGGCGCACCTGGTGTTGGTGGATAATCCCGACCATCACACGCGCGGCGATTTCTGCCTGCGCGAGGGCCGGGTGAGCGATTACCGCGTAGGCGAGCCGAGCCTGACCTACAGCGGCATCGCCGTCCTGCATCCCGCGCTGTTCGACGGCTGCGAACCCGGTGCCTTCAAGCTGGCGCCGCTGTTGCGCCAGGCGATGGAGGCCGGCCGCGTGAGTGGCGTGCGGCATGCTGGCCGCTGGGTCGATGTCGGCACCCATGAGCGTCTGGCCGACGTCGAACGCCAGTTGGCGGAGGGCTGA
- a CDS encoding LPS-assembly protein LptD: protein MAVNFPVFRRKFPLLVTGGLLAIQPLASVTAAPGEQFACQPSASGSWNCAPQESATSVPRPQHSATAVSAGGSAAAATKGETSGSSSVTSAEEPKQLVTQSGGRGLKSRSSDYSHLDWVPRDKLTAAQLAEMGPYCGGEYVEPVRPGMNDKTPNDEAPTYVSAKVSRYEQEKQIATLAGNVVLRQGSMQVEADEANLHQSENRGELVGNVKLRDNGALIVGDHADLQLDNGAAKIDNAEYVMHKAQVRGSALYAKRQEDAIIRLKDGTYTRCEPSSNAWVLKGNNIKLDPATGFGTATNATLRVKDIPVFYTPYIYFPIDNRRQSGFLAPSFGTTTNTGFTLTTPYYFNLAPNYDATLYPRYMAKRGLLMEGEARYLTHSSEGQFNAAYLNDKDTDKQDFPHYTDTRWLYGWKNVSGLDSRVLAQVDYTRISDPYYFQDLDTNLGLGSPTYVNQQGSLTYRGDSYTARLNAQAYQLATVTDVTPYNRLPQLTLDGKLPFNPGGANFTYGTELVRFDRSLDEGYYILDPENPVQYPRQDNSIQGLARATGDRFHAEPGISLPMNRSWGYMTPTVKGLYTKYDLDLDGTGKAQLANPQINYGDVTYESSPDRALTLAKLDSGLYFDRDTSFGGTKFRQTLEPRAMYLYVPYKNQDNLPTFDTGEFTFSYDSLWRENRFTGKDRIGDANQLSLGLGSRFIEDNGFERAYIAAGQIYYFSDRRVQLPGLTDTYITNYNAANPNTPVNNADADTWRSPYALTGIYRFNHDWYASSDYNWNPNTHHTDNGNLMFHYQPEADPRKVLNAGYRYRADTKSYNPNTGQFQYNSDQYKINQHDFSFIWPVLPQWAAIGRWQFDYSQSRTLEALSGFEYDSCCWKLRLVNRYWVNYDDENVISSTSTADRGVFLQIILKGLGGVVGNQVEGFLDQGIQGYRQREDNAM from the coding sequence ATGGCAGTGAATTTCCCCGTGTTCCGTAGAAAATTCCCCTTACTGGTGACCGGTGGCCTGCTGGCTATTCAGCCGCTCGCCTCTGTGACCGCGGCACCCGGTGAGCAGTTCGCCTGCCAACCTTCGGCCTCCGGCTCCTGGAACTGCGCACCGCAGGAGAGCGCCACCAGCGTTCCGCGTCCGCAGCACAGCGCCACTGCGGTGAGCGCTGGCGGCAGCGCCGCCGCTGCCACCAAGGGCGAGACGTCCGGCAGCAGCTCCGTTACCAGCGCCGAAGAACCCAAGCAACTGGTCACCCAGTCCGGCGGCCGCGGCCTGAAGTCGCGCAGCAGCGACTACAGCCACCTCGACTGGGTTCCACGCGACAAGCTGACCGCCGCCCAGCTGGCGGAGATGGGTCCGTACTGTGGCGGCGAATACGTCGAGCCAGTGCGGCCGGGCATGAACGACAAGACGCCGAACGACGAGGCGCCGACCTACGTTTCGGCCAAGGTGTCGCGCTACGAGCAGGAAAAGCAGATCGCCACCCTCGCGGGTAACGTGGTCCTGCGCCAGGGCAGCATGCAGGTGGAGGCTGACGAAGCCAACCTGCACCAGTCCGAGAACCGTGGCGAGCTGGTCGGCAACGTCAAGCTGCGCGACAACGGCGCGCTGATCGTCGGCGACCATGCCGACCTGCAGCTGGACAACGGCGCAGCGAAGATCGACAACGCCGAATACGTCATGCACAAGGCCCAGGTGCGCGGCAGCGCGCTGTACGCCAAGCGCCAGGAAGACGCGATCATCCGCCTCAAGGATGGCACCTACACCCGCTGCGAACCCAGCAGCAACGCCTGGGTCCTCAAGGGCAACAACATCAAGCTGGACCCGGCTACCGGCTTCGGCACCGCGACCAACGCGACCCTGCGGGTGAAGGACATTCCAGTGTTCTACACCCCGTACATCTATTTCCCGATCGACAACCGCCGCCAATCCGGCTTCCTGGCACCGTCGTTCGGCACCACCACCAATACCGGCTTCACCCTGACCACGCCGTACTACTTCAACCTGGCGCCGAACTACGACGCCACGTTGTACCCGCGGTACATGGCCAAGCGCGGCCTGCTGATGGAAGGCGAGGCCCGCTACCTGACCCACAGCAGCGAAGGCCAGTTCAACGCGGCCTACCTGAACGACAAGGACACCGACAAGCAGGACTTCCCGCACTACACCGACACCCGTTGGCTGTACGGCTGGAAGAACGTCAGCGGCTTGGATTCGCGCGTGCTGGCGCAGGTGGACTACACCCGCATCAGCGACCCGTACTACTTCCAGGACCTGGACACCAACCTGGGTCTTGGTTCGCCGACCTACGTGAACCAGCAGGGCTCGCTGACCTATCGCGGCGACAGCTACACCGCGCGCCTGAATGCCCAGGCCTACCAGCTGGCGACCGTGACCGACGTAACGCCGTACAACCGCCTGCCGCAACTCACCCTGGACGGCAAGCTGCCGTTCAATCCGGGCGGAGCGAACTTCACCTACGGTACTGAACTGGTTCGTTTCGATCGCAGCCTGGATGAAGGCTATTACATCCTGGACCCGGAAAACCCGGTCCAGTATCCACGTCAGGACAACTCCATCCAGGGCCTGGCCCGTGCCACCGGTGATCGCTTCCATGCGGAGCCGGGTATCAGCCTGCCGATGAACCGCAGCTGGGGCTACATGACCCCGACGGTCAAGGGCTTGTATACCAAGTACGACCTGGATCTTGATGGCACCGGCAAGGCTCAGCTCGCCAACCCCCAGATAAACTACGGCGACGTCACCTACGAGAGCAGCCCGGATCGCGCGCTGACGCTGGCCAAGCTGGACAGCGGCCTGTACTTCGACCGCGACACCAGCTTCGGCGGCACCAAGTTCCGCCAGACCCTGGAACCGCGCGCGATGTACCTGTACGTGCCGTACAAGAACCAGGACAACCTGCCGACCTTCGACACGGGCGAGTTCACCTTCAGCTACGACTCGCTGTGGCGTGAGAACCGCTTCACCGGCAAGGACCGCATCGGCGACGCCAACCAGTTGTCCCTCGGCCTGGGCTCGCGCTTCATCGAGGACAACGGTTTCGAGCGCGCCTATATCGCTGCCGGCCAGATCTACTACTTCAGCGATCGCCGCGTACAGCTGCCCGGCCTGACCGATACCTATATCACTAATTACAACGCAGCCAACCCGAATACCCCGGTCAATAACGCCGACGCCGACACCTGGCGCTCGCCGTACGCGCTGACCGGCATCTACCGCTTCAACCATGACTGGTACGCCAGCTCGGACTACAACTGGAACCCGAACACGCACCATACCGACAACGGTAACTTGATGTTCCACTACCAGCCCGAAGCCGATCCACGCAAGGTGCTGAACGCGGGTTACCGCTATCGTGCGGACACCAAGAGCTACAACCCCAACACCGGGCAGTTCCAGTACAACAGCGACCAGTACAAGATCAACCAGCATGACTTCTCGTTCATCTGGCCGGTACTGCCGCAATGGGCCGCCATCGGTCGCTGGCAGTTCGACTACAGCCAGAGCCGCACACTGGAAGCCCTCAGTGGCTTCGAGTACGACAGTTGCTGCTGGAAGCTGCGTCTGGTCAATCGCTACTGGGTCAACTACGACGACGAGAACGTTATTTCTTCGACGTCTACAGCCGACCGCGGTGTGTTCCTGCAAATCATCTTGAAAGGCCTTGGCGGCGTGGTTGGCAACCAGGTGGAAGGCTTCCTCGACCAAGGTATCCAGGGTTATCGTCAACGTGAAGACAATGCTATGTAA
- a CDS encoding response regulator transcription factor yields MIRVLVAEDHTIVREGIKQLIGMAKDLQVVGEATNGEQLLETLRQTPCEVVLLDISMPGVNGLEAIPRIRALNNPPAILMLSMHDEVQMVARALKAGAAGYATKDSDPALLLTAIRKIASGGRYIDPDLADRMVFEVGLTDSRPPHALLSEREFSVFERLVHGEGVNEIAQQLAVSSKTISTHKARLMQKLNANSVADLVRYAMEHKLL; encoded by the coding sequence GTGATTCGAGTGCTGGTGGCGGAAGACCATACGATCGTGCGCGAGGGCATCAAGCAGTTGATCGGCATGGCCAAGGACCTGCAGGTGGTGGGTGAAGCCACCAACGGTGAACAGCTGCTCGAAACCCTGCGCCAGACCCCCTGTGAAGTGGTCCTGCTGGACATCTCCATGCCCGGCGTCAACGGCCTGGAAGCCATCCCGCGGATCCGCGCGCTGAACAATCCGCCGGCGATCCTGATGCTGTCGATGCACGACGAAGTGCAGATGGTCGCCCGCGCGCTGAAAGCCGGCGCCGCCGGTTATGCCACCAAGGACAGCGACCCGGCGCTGCTGCTCACGGCGATCCGCAAGATCGCCAGCGGTGGCCGCTACATCGATCCGGACCTGGCCGACCGCATGGTCTTCGAGGTCGGCCTGACCGATTCGCGGCCGCCCCACGCGCTGCTCTCCGAGCGTGAGTTCTCGGTGTTCGAGCGCCTGGTGCACGGTGAAGGCGTCAACGAGATCGCCCAGCAACTGGCGGTCAGCAGCAAGACCATCAGCACCCACAAGGCGCGGCTGATGCAGAAGCTCAACGCCAACTCGGTGGCGGACCTGGTGCGCTACGCCATGGAGCACAAGCTCCTCTGA